A single genomic interval of Gossypium raimondii isolate GPD5lz chromosome 11, ASM2569854v1, whole genome shotgun sequence harbors:
- the LOC105761855 gene encoding aquaporin PIP1-2, translating into MEGQYEDVRLGANKYRERQPIGTAAQTQDDKDYKEPPAAPLFEPGELSSWSFYRAGIAEFVATFLFLYITVLTVMGVAKSSHKCSTVGFQGIAWAFGGMIVALVYCTAGISGGHINPAVTFGLLLARKLSLTRAVFYMIMQCLGAICGAAVVKSFQKTQYERLGGGANTISSGYSKTSGLGAEIVGTFVLVYTVFSATDAKRNARDSHVPILAPLPIGFAVFVVHLATIPITGTGINPARSLGAALIYNKDQAWDDHWIFWVGPLIGAALAALYHQIVIRAIPFKSK; encoded by the exons ATGGAAGGACAATACGAAGATGTGAGGTTGGGAGCAAACAAGTACAGGGAGAGACAGCCTATAGGAACAGCTGCTCAAACCCAAGATGACAAGGACTACAAGGAACCACCTGCGGCTCCACTTTTCGAGCCTGGCGAGTTATCCTCATGGTCCTTTTATAGGGCCGGCATTGCAGAATTCGTGGCCACTTTCTTGTTTCTTTACATCACTGTTTTAACCGTAATGGGTGTTGCCAAATCTTCACACAAGTGTTCAACTGTGGGGTTTCAGGGCATTGCTTGGGCTTTTGGTGGCATGATCGTTGCTCTTGTCTACTGCACTGCTGGCATTTCAG GGGGTCACATTAACCCAGCAGTGACTTTCGGGCTGTTGCTAGCAAGGAAGTTGTCGCTGACTAGAGCAGTCTTTTACATGATAATGCAATGTCTTGGAGCCATATGTGGCGCTGCTGTCGTCAAGAGCTTCCAAAAGACTCAGTATGAAAGGCTAGGCGGCGGTGCAAACACCATTAGCTCAGGCTATAGCAAGACTAGTGGACTTGGAGCTGAGATTGTTGGCACCTTTGTCCTTGTTTATACTGTCTTCTCTGCCACTGATGCTAAGCGTAATGCACGGGACTCCCACGTTCCT ATATTGGCACCTTTGCCTATTGGGTTCGCAGTCTTCGTGGTCCACTTGGCAACCATTCCCATTACAGGAACAGGCATTAATCCTGCTAGAAGCCTTGGCGCAGCTCTTATTTACAACAAGGACCAAGCATGGGATGACCAT TGGATATTCTGGGTCGGACCTTTGATTGGAGCAGCCCTGGCTGCTTTATACCACCAAATAGTGATCAGAGCCATTCCTTTCAAGTCCAAATAA
- the LOC105761852 gene encoding laccase-4, protein MGSLIRVLVLLAFLFPVLVDCAVRHYKFDVVMKNTTRLCSSKPIVTVNGKFPGPTLYAREDDTVLVRVVNHVKYNVSIHWHGVRQLRTGWADGPAYITQCPIPTGQSYVYNFTITGQRGTLLWHAHILWLRSTVHGAIVILPKRGVPYPFPKPHKETVVVLGEWWKSDTEAVINEALKSGLAPNVSDAHTINGHPGPISSCPSQRGFTLAVENGKTYLLRLINAALNEELFFKIAGHKLTVVEVDATYVKPFKIDTVVIAPGQTTNVLLSADQSSGKYLVAASPFMDAPVAVDNLTATATVHYSGTLANTPTTLTAPPPKNATAVANNFINSLRALNSKQFPALVPQTIDHNLYFTVGLGINPCPTCKAGNGSRVVASVNNVTFTMPTTALLQAHFFNISGVFTTDFPAKPPHKFNYSGAPPTNLQTMTGTKVFRLAYNSTVQLVLQDTGIIAPENHPVHLHGFNFFTVGKGLGNYNPKTDPQNFNLVDPVERNTIGVPAGGWVAIRFRADNPGVWFMHCHLEVHTTWGLKMAFLVENGKGPNHSLVPPPSDLPKC, encoded by the exons ATGGGCTCTTTGATTCGAGTACTAGTTCTGCTTGCATTCCTTTTTCCTGTTCTTGTTGACTGCGCCGTCCGACATTACAAGTTCGAT GTGGTAATGAAGAATACAACTAGATTATGTTCTAGCAAGCCTATTGTAACAGTCAATGGTAAGTTCCCAGGGCCAACCTTATATGCCAGGGAAGACGATACAGTACTTGTTAGAGTTGTCAACCATGTCAAATACAATGTTTCCATACACTG GCATGGCGTGAGGCAGCTAAGAACAGGTTGGGCTGATGGGCCAGCATACATTACACAATGTCCGATCCCTACCGGGCAAAGCTATGTTTACAACTTTACCATTACAGGACAAAGAGGTACACTGCTTTGGCATGCACATATTCTGTGGCTAAGGTCCACGGTCCATGGAGCCATTGTAATCTTGCCTAAACGTGGTGTGCCTTATCCATTCCCAAAACCACACAAGGAAACAGTTGTTGTTTTAGGCGAGTGGTGGAAATCTGACACTGAAGCTGTGATCAATGAAGCACTTAAGTCTGGATTGGCTCCAAATGTCTCGGATGCTCACACAATAAATGGACATCCAGGACCCATCTCTAGTTGTCCTTCACAGA GAGGTTTCACATTGGCAGTTGAAAATGGCAAGACCTATCTGCTACGCCTCATCAATGCTGCACTTAATGAAGAGCTGTTCTTCAAGATTGCTGGGCACAAGCTCACTGTGGTGGAAGTTGACGCCACATATGTTAAACCGTTCAAAATTGACACGGTTGTAATAGCCCCAGGACAAACCACCAATGTCCTTCTCTCGGCTGATCAAAGTTCTGGCAAGTATTTGGTAGCGGCTTCCCCTTTTATGGACGCTCCCGTCGCAGTCGATAACCTGACAGCAACAGCAACCGTGCACTACTCAGGCACTCTTGCCAATACGCCCACGACTCTCACTGCCCCACCACCAAAAAATGCCACAGCAGTTGCCAACAACTTTATAAACTCTCTTCGTGCCCTCAATTCCAAACAATTCCCTGCCTTAGTCCCACAAACTATTGATCACAATCTCTATTTCACTGTTGGACTTGGGATTAACCCCTGCCCTACATGCAAAGCTGGTAATGGCAGCCGGGTGGTAGCTTCTGTTAATAATGTGACATTCACTATGCCTACAACAGCCTTACTTCAAGCACATTTCTTCAACATTAGTGGGGTTTTCACCACTGATTTTCCGGCTAAGCCACCGCACAAATTTAATTACTCGGGAGCTCCACCAACCAATTTGCAAACGATGACTGGGACAAAGGTTTTCAGGCTGGCTTATAACTCAACGGTGCAACTTGTTTTGCAAGACACTGGGATCATAGCCCCTGAGAACCATCCCGTCCACTTACACGGATTCAACTTCTTCACTGTTGGGAAGGGGCTTGGGAACTATAATCCAAAGACAGATCCTCAAAACTTTAATCTTGTGGATCCTGTTGAGAGGAACACAATTGGAGTACCAGCTGGTGGATGGGTAGCTATCAGATTTCGTGCAGATAACCCAG GAGTTTGGTTCATGCATTGCCATTTGGAAGTGCATACGACATGGGGGCTTAAGATGGCATTCTTGGTGGAGAATGGAAAAGGTCCAAATCATTCACTTGTTCCTCCGCCGAGTGATCTTCCAAAATGTTAA
- the LOC105761854 gene encoding transcription factor DIVARICATA encodes MMNRGLQVLSQTSYLQTWNWLFQESKGTKWSAEENKCFENALALYDTDTPDRWFKVAAMVPGKTVEDVIKQYRELEEDVSDIEAGLIPIPGYTTDSFRLEWVNDSQGFDGIRNYYTPGGKRGSGSRPSDHERKKGVPWTEEEHRQFLMGLKKYGKGDWRNISRNFVMTRTPTQVASHAQKYFIRQLTGGKDKKRTSIHDITTVNIPDTPSSSPDHSKPLSPNNSSAVIQSQQQSKVPSVTTKELFDFEWKQHNEGVAAMVFNQTSTGNALLSPLCGISSYGTKLEEKQLPRGTLPRSQFGSYNTLFQMQSMQHQ; translated from the exons atgaTGAATCGGGGACTTCAAGTTCTATCTCAAACCTCTTACTTACAAACTTGGAATTGGTTGTTTCAAGAGAGCAAGGGAACAAAATGGAGTGCTGAAGAGAACAAGTGTTTCGAAAATGCTCTAGCTTTATATGATACAGACACACCTGACCGATGGTTTAAAGTGGCAGCAATGGTTCCTGGAAAAACTGTTGAAGATGTCATCAAACAGTATAGAGAATTGGAAGAGGATGTAAGTGATATAGAGGCGGGATTGATTCCAATTCCTGGGTATACCACTGATTCTTTTAGATTGGAGTGGGTTAATGATAGTCAGGGCTTTGATGGAATTAGAAACTATTACACTCCTGGTGGTAAAAGAGGGTCTGGGTCTCGACCTTCTGATCATGAAAGGAAGAAAGGGGTGCCATGGACTGAAGAAGAACACAG GCAATTTCTAATGGGTCTTAAAAAGTATGGTAAAGGGGATTGGAGAAATATTTCACGCAATTTCGTGATGACTAGAACACCAACTCAGGTGGCAAGCCATGCTCAAAAATACTTCATTAGGCAGCTGACGGGTGGGAAGGATAAGAAGAGGACCAGTATCCATGATATCACCACGGTTAACATCCCCGATACGCCCTCTTCCTCACCGGATCACAGCAAGCCTTTGTCTCCAAACAATTCTTCTGCAGTCATACAGTCACAGCAGCAGTCGAAAGTACCCAGTGTAACAACTAAAGAGCTATTTGATTTTGAGTGGAAGCAACATAATGAAGGGGTTGCAGCCATGGTTTTCAATCAGACAAGTACTGGTAACGCCTTACTCTCCCCCTTGTGTGGGATTTCTTCATATGGAACCAAGCTGGAGGAAAAACAATTGCCAAGAGGAACACTTCCCAGATCTCAGTTTGGATCTTATAACACTCTTTTCCAGATGCAGTCAATGCAACATCAGTAA
- the LOC105761853 gene encoding U3 small nucleolar RNA-associated protein 18 homolog: MSLISQNPVSRNKVKVKRDDEVVSINEDTNDTENGLESDSEISKLKKRKKEKEKQIEVEQETEMKKLESFLFGSIYSPLEFGKQVEEKAHDVVAEDGSALFFLDSSTNDVELSEESDYEQKTCKERKAVWVDEEEERTVINIAKVNRLRKLRKEEDESVVSGSEYVSRLRAQHAKLNPETEWAKLDSGLRNDHGYDDESSDEEKGVVAASGYGNGEVVDDILRTNEDLVVKSRVKLLPGLLEYSRLVDANAEEPSNGPINSVQFHRNAQLLLAAGLDRRIRFFQIDGKRNTKIQSVFLEDCPIRKASFLPDGSQVIIAGRRKFFYCFDLVKAKVDKIGPLVGREEKSLEVFEISPDSSTIAFLGNEGYILLVSSKTKELIGTLKMNGTVRSLAFADNGNQLLSSGGDGEVYHWDLRTRTCIHKAADEGCINGTALCTSPNGRMFAAGSDSGIVNIYNRDEFLGGKRKPIKTVENLTTKVDFMKFNSDAQILAICSTMKKNSLKLMHVPSFTVYSNWPPLNKNLQYPRCLDFSPGGGFMAVGNAAGKVLLYKLHHYNHA, translated from the coding sequence ATGAGTTTGATATCTCAAAACCCAGTGTCTAGAAACAAGGTGAAGGTTAAAAGGGATGATGAAGTGGTTTCGATTAATGAAGATACAAATGACACTGAGAATGGGTTAGAATCTGATTCTGAAATCTCTAagttgaaaaagagaaagaaagaaaaagaaaaacagattGAGGTTGAGCAGGAGACAGAAATGAAAAAGCTTGAAAGTTTTCTTTTCGGGTCGATTTATTCCCCCCTTGAATTTGGTAAACAAGTGGAGGAAAAAGCTCACGATGTTGTTGCTGAAGACGGTTCTGCTTTGTTCTTCTTGGACAGTTCCACGAACGATGTGGAATTGTCCGAGGAAAGTGATTATGAACAGAAGACTTGTAAGGAAAGGAAAGCCGTTTGGGTGGATGAGGAGGAGGAAAGAACCGTGATAAACATAGCTAAGGTCAATAGGTTGAGGAAGTTGAGGAAAGAAGAGGATGAGAGTGTGGTTTCTGGTTCAGAGTATGTCTCGAGATTGAGGGCTCAACATGCTAAGCTGAACCCTGAGACAGAATGGGCCAAGCTAGATTCAGGGTTAAGGAACGATCATGGTTATGATGATGAATCATCTGACGAAGAAAAGGGTGTAGTGGCAGCTTCTGGTTATGGAAACGGTGAAGTTGTTGATGATATTCTTAGAACAAATGAAGATCTTGTGGTGAAGAGTAGGGTTAAATTGTTGCCGGGGCTTCTTGAGTATTCGAGACTCGTGGATGCAAATGCTGAGGAACCTTCCAATGGCCCAATAAATTCAGTTCAGTTCCACAGGAATGCACAGTTACTACTTGCTGCTGGATTGGATCGGAGGATCAGGTTTTTCCAGATTGATGGTAAACGGAATACCAAAATACAAAGTGTTTTTCTTGAAGATTGTCCGATTCGTAAGGCATCTTTCTTGCCTGATGGTTCCCAGGTTATTATAGCAGGGAGGAGGAAGTTCTTCTACTGTTTTGATTTAGTGAAAGCAAAAGTCGATAAAATAGGACCACTGGTTGGTAGGGAGGAAAAAAGCTTGGAAGTTTTTGAGATTTCCCCCGATTCTAGCACGATTGCGTTTTTGGGAAATGAAGGTTATATCTTGTTGGTTTCATCCAAAACAAAGGAGCTGATTGGAACACTTAAGATGAACGGAACAGTCCGCTCTCTAGCTTTTGCTGATAATGGGAACCAATTATTGAGCTCTGGCGGGGATGGAGAAGTCTACCATTGGGACTTGAGAACTAGAACATGCATCCATAAGGCCGCTGATGAAGGCTGCATTAATGGTACGGCTCTTTGTACATCACCGAATGGAAGAATGTTTGCAGCTGGTTCTGATAGCGGGATAGTGAACATTTACAATAGGGATGAATTTTTGGGAGGTAAAAGGAAACCAATCAAGACTGTCGAGAATCTAACCACCAAAGTCGATTTTATGAAGTTTAATAGTGATGCTCAAATACTAGCTATCTGTTCTACCATGAAGAAAAACAGTTTAAAACTGATGCATGTCCCATCATTTACAGTCTACTCTAATTGGCCTCCACTGAATAAGAACTTACAGTATCCCCGCTGTCTGGATTTCAGTCCTGGTGGTGGTTTCATGGCTGTTGGAAACGCCGCCGGCAAAGTGCTACTATACAAATTGCATCACTACAATCATGCATAG
- the LOC105761856 gene encoding protein trichome birefringence-like 34: MAKRGKNTVKKHQVMQVLPAGAWGIKSSFRSLVALLFAFLVVAAIYLRQSNEQVFQHANGRTHDAISSGGCNLFSGKWVYDNKSYPLYKERECTFMSDQLACEKFGRKDLNYQFWRWQPHQCDLPRFNATALLERLRNKRLVFVGDSLNRNQWISMICLVDSAIPPAFKSMHNNGSINVFKAKEYNATIEFYWSPLLVESNSDDPVNHRVPDRIVRVEAIEKHARHWTDADILIFNTYLWWRRRQMKVLWGSFESPEDGIYKTVKLPRVYEMALQTWARWLEVHVNRNKTLLFFMSMSPTHEMADKWGGTSGENCYGETEPVMKEGYAGDGVSPRMMRAVESVLGELKTRGLNVQMINITQLSDYRKEGHPSIYRKHWETITQQQLSNPKTFSDCIHWCLPGVPDLWNQILYAYILQLNPITE; this comes from the exons ATGGCGAAGAGAGGGAAGAATACGGTGAAGAAGCACCAGGTCATGCAGGTTCTTCCTGCAGGCGCGTGGGGTATCAAGAGCAGCTTCCGATCGCTTGTTGCCCTTCTCTTTGCCTTTCTAGTGGTTGCGGCTATATATCTTAGACAAAGCAATGAACAAGTCTTCCAGCATGCGAATGGGAGAACACATGATGCAATTAGTTCAGGTGGCTGCAACTTGTTTTCAGGGAAGTGGGTGTATGATAATAAATCTTACCCTCTATACAAAGAGCGAGAGTGCACGTTTATGTCTGATCAGTTAGCTTGtgagaaatttggaagaaagGACCTTAACTATCAGTTTTGGAGATGGCAACCTCATCAGTGTGACCTCCCTAG GTTCAATGCCACAGCACTGCTGGAGAGGCTTAGGAATAAGAGGCTTGTTTTCGTCGGGGACTCACTCAACAGAAACCAATGGATCTCGATGATCTGCCTGGTGGATTCAGCCATCCCACCGGCCTTCAAATCCATGCATAATAATGGTTCAATAAATGTTTTCAAGGCCAAG GAATATAATGCAACAATCGAATTCTACTGGTCTCCATTGCTGGTGGAATCCAACTCCGACGATCCAGTAAACCATCGCGTACCAGACCGGATTGTTAGAGTAGAGGCAATTGAAAAGCATGCTAGGCATTGGACAGATGCAGATATTCTTATTTTCAATACCTATCTTTGGTGGAGAAGACGCCAAATGAAGGTTTT GTGGGGATCTTTTGAAAGCCCAGAGGATGGGATTTATAAAACAGTAAAGTTGCCAAGAGTGTACGAGATGGCCCTACAGACATGGGCACGATGGCTAGAGGTTCATGTAAATAGAAACAAGACTTTGCTGTTCTTTATGAGCATGTCACCAACTCATGAAAT ggCTGACAAATGGGGTGGGACCAGTGGTGAAAATTGTTATGGAGAAACAGAACCAGTTATGAAAGAAGGATATGCGGGAGATGGAGTGAGTCCAAGGATGATGCGTGCGGTGGAAAGTGTGCTTGGTGAACTGAAAACAAGAGGTTTGAACGTCCAGATGATCAACATTACTCAGCTATCAGATTACAGGAAAGAAGGCCATCCTTCAATTTACAGAAAGCATTGGGAAACAATAACACAACAACAGTTATCCAATCCCAAAACTTTTTCAGATTGCATTCATTGGTGCCTCCCCGGAGTACCTGATTTGTGGAACCAGATTCTCTACGCCTATATTCTTCAACTTAATCCCATTACAGAATAA